One genomic segment of Bacteroidota bacterium includes these proteins:
- the tsaD gene encoding tRNA (adenosine(37)-N6)-threonylcarbamoyltransferase complex transferase subunit TsaD — MKVLGIETSCDETSAAIFNDGKLLSNVIATQEIHTKWGGVVPELASRAHQKNIIPVVNEALEKADCKLEELDGIAFTQGPGLLGALMVGVNYAKGLSLALNKPLIAVHHMQAHILAHFIEAPYPEFPFLCLTVSGGHTQIVLVRDFNNMEILGHTIDDAAGEAFDKAAKMLGLPYPGGPLVDKMAKDGDPNAFTFAKPRMQGFNYSFSGLKTSILYFLNDRVAKDSEFISKNISGLCASIQKTITDILLDKLVLAAKEYQIKSIALAGGVSANSYLRNAFTQLGKQNQWQTFIPAFEYCTDNAGMIAIAGYYKLKANKIASLSITPKARIPGLETEI, encoded by the coding sequence TTGAAAGTATTGGGGATAGAAACGTCTTGCGATGAAACAAGTGCAGCAATTTTCAATGATGGGAAATTGCTTTCTAATGTAATTGCCACGCAGGAAATACATACAAAATGGGGTGGGGTAGTTCCCGAGTTGGCTTCCCGAGCCCATCAAAAAAATATAATCCCTGTGGTAAATGAAGCCTTGGAAAAAGCAGATTGCAAATTGGAAGAATTGGATGGTATTGCTTTTACACAAGGTCCGGGATTGCTGGGTGCATTGATGGTGGGTGTGAATTATGCTAAGGGATTATCGCTCGCTTTAAATAAACCTTTGATTGCAGTGCACCACATGCAGGCACATATTTTAGCACACTTTATAGAAGCACCTTATCCTGAATTTCCGTTTTTATGCTTAACGGTTTCTGGCGGTCATACTCAAATAGTTTTGGTGCGTGATTTTAATAATATGGAAATTCTAGGACATACAATTGATGATGCTGCTGGCGAAGCTTTTGATAAGGCAGCAAAGATGTTAGGACTTCCATATCCCGGTGGACCTTTAGTTGATAAGATGGCGAAAGATGGAGATCCAAATGCATTCACTTTTGCAAAGCCTCGCATGCAGGGATTTAATTATAGTTTCAGTGGATTAAAAACTTCTATTTTATATTTTCTGAATGATCGAGTTGCAAAAGATTCTGAATTTATTTCAAAAAATATTTCAGGATTATGCGCTTCTATTCAAAAAACTATTACAGATATTTTATTAGATAAACTTGTTTTAGCTGCAAAGGAATATCAAATTAAATCTATTGCTTTGGCAGGTGGTGTTTCAGCAAATTCTTATTTAAGAAATGCCTTCACTCAATTGGGGAAACAAAATCAATGGCAAACATTTATTCCTGCATTTGAATATTGCACCGACAATGCCGGCATGATTGCAATAGCCGGTTATTATAAATTAAAGGCTAATAAAATTGCCTCTTTATCAATAACACCGAAAGCAAGGATACCCGGATTAGAAACTGAAATATAA
- a CDS encoding thioesterase family protein, translating into MTRIHIEQPEKYLFKTEIAVRITDLNYGNHLANDSMLSIIHEARVQFLYELGYSEKDVEGTGLIMGDVAIQYKAEAFYGEILQIEIGVSDITRVAFDIIYKIQTQNKLIAIAKTGMVCYDYTNKKIANVPLVFKEKIDIDN; encoded by the coding sequence ATGACGAGAATTCATATTGAACAACCCGAAAAATATTTATTTAAAACAGAAATTGCAGTTCGGATAACGGATTTGAATTACGGGAATCATTTGGCCAACGATAGCATGCTGAGTATAATCCATGAAGCAAGGGTGCAATTTTTATATGAATTGGGATATTCAGAAAAAGATGTGGAAGGCACCGGACTTATTATGGGTGATGTTGCAATTCAATATAAAGCTGAAGCATTTTATGGTGAAATACTTCAAATAGAAATTGGGGTAAGTGATATAACCCGTGTTGCTTTTGATATTATTTATAAAATTCAAACACAAAATAAATTAATTGCCATTGCGAAAACCGGAATGGTTTGCTATGATTACACTAATAAAAAAATAGCCAATGTGCCTTTAGTATTCAAAGAAAAAATTGATATAGATAATTAA
- a CDS encoding outer membrane beta-barrel protein, which produces MKKIVLLLIVIAGSFLSSQLYSQTNLGVRLGGWNGYGAEVSYQGPIGSGNRLEADLGIRSGNGYSGFSLVGIYQWTFALEDGFGWYVGPGASLGVWSYDDVSSDDDGFFLGVNGQIGLEYNFTFPIQLSIDYRPGISITGGGWFNDFGFGIRWRFGG; this is translated from the coding sequence ATGAAAAAAATCGTTTTATTATTAATAGTAATTGCAGGTTCATTTTTATCCTCGCAATTGTATTCTCAAACCAATTTAGGTGTACGCCTTGGTGGATGGAACGGCTATGGAGCTGAAGTTTCTTATCAGGGTCCTATTGGTTCTGGAAACCGTTTAGAAGCTGACTTAGGTATTCGTTCTGGAAATGGATACTCCGGATTTTCTTTAGTGGGTATTTATCAGTGGACGTTTGCTTTGGAAGATGGTTTCGGCTGGTATGTTGGACCGGGAGCAAGTCTTGGTGTTTGGAGTTATGATGATGTAAGCAGTGATGATGATGGTTTTTTTCTTGGTGTAAATGGACAGATCGGGTTAGAATACAATTTCACTTTCCCTATTCAACTTTCTATTGATTATCGTCCGGGTATTTCAATTACCGGTGGTGGTTGGTTTAATGACTTTGGCTTTGGTATCCGCTGGAGATTCGGCGGTTAA
- a CDS encoding DUF3667 domain-containing protein gives MEKNCPSCNSEFTGNYCSNCGEKQMLPHERTMRYYIGRVINSITFAESKMLNTFWTIIRKPGTVTNDFSKGRRIVYSSPIGLFFIGNLIYFLIPFLETFNTTLNVHTTMMPYSAFANKQVNKKIEQREVSLEEYEKSFNAATNSNAKLMLIIMVFLVCFGLAIICRKQDKFFGDYFILSLEINIYNLFVNTILLGLLLYPIVYLFAFLGVDLEPYLNDKIITIVILISLSIFLFAAIKKAIQVSNLSAALRCLMMLVWIGISLQTYRFLLFLITYLTV, from the coding sequence ATGGAAAAAAATTGCCCTTCATGTAACAGCGAATTTACCGGCAACTATTGTAGTAATTGTGGCGAAAAACAAATGTTACCACATGAGAGAACTATGCGTTATTATATTGGTCGTGTAATCAATTCCATTACGTTTGCTGAATCCAAAATGTTGAATACATTTTGGACGATCATTAGAAAACCCGGAACAGTAACAAACGATTTCAGTAAAGGCCGCCGCATTGTTTATAGTTCTCCAATTGGCTTGTTTTTTATTGGCAACTTAATTTATTTCTTAATACCTTTTTTAGAAACGTTTAATACCACACTAAATGTGCATACTACTATGATGCCCTACAGTGCATTTGCTAATAAACAGGTGAATAAAAAAATTGAACAACGTGAAGTGTCTTTGGAGGAATATGAAAAATCTTTTAATGCAGCTACCAATTCCAATGCAAAACTGATGTTAATCATTATGGTGTTTTTGGTATGTTTCGGACTTGCCATTATTTGCCGTAAACAGGATAAGTTTTTCGGAGATTATTTTATTCTATCTCTCGAAATAAATATATATAACTTGTTTGTAAATACAATTTTACTTGGATTGTTATTATATCCAATTGTTTACCTGTTTGCATTTTTAGGAGTGGATTTAGAACCTTATTTAAACGACAAAATAATAACTATAGTTATTTTAATCTCTTTAAGTATTTTTTTATTTGCCGCTATTAAAAAAGCGATTCAGGTTTCAAATTTAAGTGCAGCGTTACGCTGTTTGATGATGTTGGTTTGGATAGGAATTAGTCTTCAAACTTATCGCTTCTTATTATTTTTAATTACTTATCTCACTGTATAG
- a CDS encoding NAD(P)(+) transhydrogenase (Re/Si-specific) subunit beta — MSNLEILKICYLIGSISFIIGLKMLASPDKARKGNLYAAFGMVIAIIATIFFHEDYNEHTGEIERIGNLGFIFGGIAVGTVIGWLMAMRIKMTAMPQMVSFFNGMGGACAAIIGIVEMSTHHPDLWGERLIIFLGLMIGAVSFAGSMIAYGKLEGKIKDFGNKFQQYFNNIFVFAILGLIIYASVNPDVLGDNVIWIIFGASLLYGVLFVMPIGGADMPVVISLLNSFTGVAAAFGGFLYDNQVMLTGGILVGSAGTILTILMCKAMNRSLWNVIIGAFSAGGGVAKNTEGLSIRETSVTDTAILCSYANKVIIVPGYGLAVAQAQHVCHEFEKVLEEKGVDVEFAIHPVAGRMPGHMNVLLAEADVPYPKMKEMEEVNSILPNTDVVIVIGANDVVNPAAETDPASPIYGMPIIQANKAKNIVVMKRSMAKGYAGIENELFYDPKTSMLFGDAKATLEKLITEIKNI, encoded by the coding sequence ATGTCTAACCTCGAAATACTCAAAATTTGTTATCTCATCGGCTCCATATCTTTTATTATTGGATTAAAAATGCTGGCAAGTCCGGACAAAGCACGTAAAGGAAATTTATATGCCGCATTCGGTATGGTCATCGCAATTATTGCAACTATTTTTTTTCATGAAGATTACAATGAACACACCGGTGAAATAGAACGTATCGGAAATCTCGGATTTATATTCGGCGGTATTGCCGTGGGAACTGTAATTGGTTGGTTGATGGCAATGCGAATTAAGATGACTGCAATGCCTCAAATGGTTTCCTTCTTTAATGGAATGGGTGGTGCATGTGCAGCAATTATTGGAATAGTAGAAATGAGTACACATCATCCTGATTTATGGGGTGAGCGTCTAATTATATTTCTGGGATTGATGATCGGTGCTGTTTCGTTTGCAGGTAGTATGATTGCTTATGGAAAGTTGGAGGGAAAGATTAAAGATTTTGGAAACAAGTTTCAACAATACTTCAATAATATTTTTGTATTCGCCATACTTGGGTTGATAATATATGCATCGGTAAATCCTGATGTATTAGGTGATAATGTTATCTGGATAATATTTGGTGCTTCATTGTTATATGGTGTATTATTCGTAATGCCAATTGGTGGTGCAGATATGCCGGTTGTTATTTCTTTGCTCAATTCATTTACAGGAGTTGCTGCAGCATTCGGAGGATTTTTATATGATAATCAAGTGATGCTAACAGGTGGTATTCTTGTTGGTTCAGCAGGCACTATTCTCACTATATTAATGTGTAAGGCTATGAACCGCTCCTTATGGAATGTGATTATTGGTGCATTTAGTGCAGGTGGTGGTGTTGCAAAAAATACAGAAGGACTTTCTATTCGGGAAACCAGTGTAACGGACACAGCAATTCTTTGCAGCTATGCAAATAAAGTAATTATTGTTCCGGGTTATGGTTTAGCAGTTGCGCAAGCACAACATGTATGTCATGAGTTTGAAAAAGTATTGGAAGAAAAAGGTGTGGATGTAGAATTTGCAATTCACCCTGTTGCCGGTCGTATGCCCGGACATATGAATGTGTTGCTTGCAGAAGCAGATGTACCTTATCCGAAAATGAAAGAGATGGAAGAAGTGAATAGTATTTTACCAAATACAGATGTAGTAATTGTAATCGGTGCAAATGATGTAGTGAATCCTGCGGCAGAAACTGATCCTGCTTCTCCTATTTATGGTATGCCGATAATTCAAGCAAATAAAGCAAAGAATATTGTAGTGATGAAACGCAGTATGGCTAAAGGATATGCGGGTATTGAAAATGAATTATTCTACGATCCAAAAACAAGTATGCTATTCGGCGATGCAAAAGCAACATTGGAAAAATTAATTACTGAAATAAAAAATATATAA
- a CDS encoding NAD(P) transhydrogenase subunit alpha codes for MLLLQDICTGFLPCLDVWDILFILLLAAFLGVELISNVPAILHTPLMSGANAIHGVVIVGSIIVMGHASPDNYLALVLGFIAVVLGTLNVVGGFVVTNRMLEMFKKKEKK; via the coding sequence ATGCTATTACTACAAGATATATGTACTGGATTTCTCCCATGTTTAGATGTATGGGATATCCTATTTATTTTATTGCTCGCCGCTTTTTTGGGAGTGGAATTAATCAGCAATGTGCCTGCAATTTTACATACACCTTTAATGAGTGGAGCCAATGCCATTCATGGTGTAGTTATAGTGGGTTCCATCATTGTTATGGGTCATGCAAGTCCGGATAATTATCTAGCACTTGTACTTGGCTTTATAGCAGTGGTATTGGGAACATTAAATGTGGTTGGCGGATTTGTGGTTACCAATCGCATGCTTGAAATGTTTAAGAAAAAAGAAAAAAAATAA
- a CDS encoding NAD(P) transhydrogenase subunit alpha: protein MIIGILGEGSSDNRVAATPEHIPQLLSLKAEKILVEAGAGIKASYPDSDYVAKGAEITDRQSILNKADMLLCINPLPASDLNMLDGKVLIGGFNPLVNTAFVKECLSAKVSAFSLDVIPRTTRAQAMDILSSMATVSGYKAVLMAATHLPKFFPMFMTAAGTITPAKILVLGAGVAGLQAISTAKRLGGVVEASDVRQAAREEVLSLGAKFVDVEGATEDKSAGGYAVEQSEEFKKRQQETVQEHAAKSDVIICTAQIPGRKAPILIQKETVEKMKPGSVIVDLAASTGGNCELTENGKIIQVHGVTIIGDSGLASTMPYDASKMFGKNIINFLKIMIDKEGNINLNWEDDLITGTCISYQQEIKNERVKNLITVNA, encoded by the coding sequence ATGATTATTGGAATTCTGGGGGAAGGTTCAAGCGACAATCGTGTTGCAGCAACTCCTGAACATATCCCTCAACTACTTAGCCTTAAAGCAGAAAAAATATTGGTTGAAGCAGGTGCAGGCATCAAAGCCAGCTATCCTGATTCTGATTATGTTGCTAAAGGTGCGGAGATAACAGACAGACAAAGCATATTGAACAAAGCGGATATGTTGCTTTGCATAAACCCATTGCCTGCTTCTGATTTAAACATGCTTGATGGAAAAGTTTTGATTGGTGGTTTTAATCCATTAGTGAATACTGCATTTGTAAAAGAATGTCTTTCTGCAAAAGTGAGTGCATTTAGTTTAGATGTAATTCCAAGAACAACACGAGCTCAAGCTATGGATATTTTATCCAGCATGGCAACGGTATCCGGCTATAAAGCTGTGCTGATGGCAGCTACCCATTTACCAAAATTTTTCCCCATGTTTATGACTGCCGCAGGTACAATTACCCCTGCTAAAATTTTAGTGTTGGGTGCAGGTGTTGCAGGATTACAAGCTATATCAACTGCGAAAAGATTGGGAGGTGTGGTGGAAGCATCTGATGTGCGACAAGCAGCAAGAGAAGAAGTACTTTCTTTAGGTGCAAAGTTCGTAGATGTGGAAGGTGCAACCGAAGATAAAAGTGCTGGTGGATATGCAGTAGAACAAAGTGAAGAATTTAAAAAACGCCAGCAGGAAACAGTGCAGGAACATGCAGCTAAATCTGATGTAATAATTTGTACTGCACAAATACCGGGTCGCAAAGCCCCAATATTAATTCAAAAGGAAACCGTTGAAAAAATGAAACCGGGTTCTGTTATTGTAGATCTCGCTGCATCCACAGGAGGCAATTGCGAATTAACAGAAAATGGAAAAATAATTCAGGTGCATGGTGTTACCATTATTGGTGATTCAGGTTTAGCTTCAACTATGCCTTATGATGCATCCAAAATGTTTGGAAAAAACATCATCAACTTTTTAAAAATCATGATTGATAAAGAAGGAAATATTAATCTGAATTGGGAAGATGATTTGATAACTGGGACTTGCATTTCTTATCAACAAGAAATAAAAAACGAGCGAGTAAAAAATTTAATAACCGTAAACGCTTAA
- a CDS encoding amidohydrolase: MHIRYSFLSFVMLNSIILSAQISNNKKEAINTIDNNAPQMISMSDSIWAFAEMSMKEYKSSEMLADYAEAQGFKVTRNAADIPTAFIAEYGSGKPIIGILGEFDALPGLSQQAVPYKTPLEENAPGHGCGHNMFGAASLGAAIAIKELMVQEKIKGTIRFYGTPAEEDYAGKVYMARAGLFNDLDVCLDWHPDYEIKANTQSSKAVIDYTVSFKGKSAHAALDPWNGRSALDAAELFTTGINFYREHVRPTARMHYVYLEGGEAPNVIPDKASVWIWLRDDTQSDISILLERMKDIAQGAALMAGVDYELTMNSGLYEVLINMKGAEAMQKNLEILGPITYTNEEIEFANMIMKSNGNEEKGISGKINPIEATFEHPEGGSTDVGDVSWIVPEIGLVVTTAPFKSPWHSWVVVACGGMSIGHKGMLFASKAMAMTMVDLFEDENLRNEIRAEFEMRKGDKVWVPLLPEGPPKIRE, translated from the coding sequence ATGCATATTCGTTATTCATTCTTAAGCTTTGTCATGCTGAATAGTATCATATTATCAGCTCAGATTTCAAACAATAAAAAAGAAGCTATAAATACGATTGATAACAATGCACCACAAATGATTAGCATGAGCGATAGCATTTGGGCATTTGCAGAAATGTCAATGAAAGAATATAAGTCATCAGAAATGCTTGCCGATTATGCAGAAGCACAAGGATTTAAAGTAACCCGCAATGCAGCAGATATACCAACAGCATTTATTGCTGAATACGGCAGTGGAAAACCAATCATCGGAATACTTGGAGAGTTTGATGCATTGCCGGGATTATCGCAACAAGCTGTTCCTTATAAAACACCTTTGGAAGAAAATGCACCGGGTCATGGTTGCGGACATAATATGTTTGGAGCTGCAAGTTTAGGTGCTGCAATTGCAATTAAAGAATTGATGGTACAGGAAAAAATAAAAGGCACAATTCGTTTTTATGGTACTCCTGCGGAAGAAGATTACGCCGGCAAAGTGTATATGGCAAGAGCCGGTTTATTTAATGATTTGGATGTTTGTCTAGACTGGCATCCGGATTATGAAATAAAAGCAAATACACAAAGCAGTAAGGCTGTTATTGATTATACAGTTTCGTTTAAAGGAAAAAGTGCGCATGCTGCCCTTGACCCATGGAATGGTAGAAGTGCATTGGACGCTGCTGAATTATTTACAACAGGCATTAATTTTTATCGTGAACATGTGCGCCCAACTGCACGCATGCATTATGTATATCTAGAAGGAGGTGAAGCACCTAATGTAATTCCCGATAAAGCATCTGTTTGGATTTGGTTGCGTGATGATACACAATCTGACATTTCCATTTTGCTTGAACGCATGAAAGATATTGCACAAGGTGCTGCTTTGATGGCGGGTGTAGATTATGAACTCACGATGAATTCCGGCTTGTACGAAGTACTTATTAATATGAAAGGTGCTGAAGCGATGCAAAAAAATCTGGAAATATTAGGACCAATCACTTACACCAATGAAGAAATTGAATTTGCAAACATGATTATGAAATCAAATGGAAATGAAGAGAAAGGAATAAGTGGAAAAATAAATCCAATTGAAGCAACATTTGAACATCCGGAAGGTGGCTCCACAGATGTTGGAGATGTGAGTTGGATTGTACCAGAAATTGGATTAGTAGTTACCACGGCACCATTTAAATCACCCTGGCATTCTTGGGTAGTAGTTGCGTGTGGAGGAATGAGTATTGGTCATAAAGGAATGTTATTCGCATCAAAAGCAATGGCAATGACAATGGTAGATTTATTTGAAGATGAAAACCTACGGAATGAAATAAGGGCAGAATTTGAAATGCGTAAAGGCGATAAAGTTTGGGTGCCATTATTGCCTGAAGGTCCACCGAAAATAAGAGAATAA
- a CDS encoding SRPBCC domain-containing protein — protein MEKVEVHVKYQISESIENVFDAIVNAKKLTKFFTSNASGNLSEGAKIIWTFGDAGVSSEVEVLKIIENSEIRFDWSSNGKQYGRVTIKLFSIDENHSTIDITESAFEFTKEGVQTALGQTQGWTDFACSLKAFLYTGINLRK, from the coding sequence ATGGAAAAGGTTGAAGTACATGTTAAATACCAAATTTCTGAAAGTATAGAAAATGTATTTGATGCAATTGTAAATGCAAAAAAATTGACAAAATTTTTTACATCTAATGCCAGTGGCAATCTTTCCGAAGGTGCAAAAATAATATGGACATTTGGAGATGCAGGTGTTTCAAGTGAGGTAGAAGTACTTAAAATAATTGAGAACAGCGAGATACGATTTGATTGGAGTTCCAATGGAAAACAATATGGTCGGGTTACTATTAAATTGTTTTCTATTGATGAGAATCATTCCACTATTGATATTACAGAAAGTGCATTTGAATTTACTAAAGAAGGCGTTCAAACTGCTTTGGGCCAAACACAAGGTTGGACAGATTTCGCTTGTTCGCTTAAAGCATTTTTATATACAGGAATTAATTTGAGAAAATAA
- a CDS encoding type II asparaginase, with amino-acid sequence MKKLSSFLILILFVVTLHAEDLPHIVILATGGTIAGAAPTEVQSGYQSGQVGVDILINAVPQLKEIAIVTGEQISNVGSQNMSDEIWLKLVKRINELLALDDVDGIVITHGTDTMEETAYFLNLTVKSEKPVVLTCSMRPSTALSADGPLNIYNAVAVAGSKESIGRGVMVVVNDRIHTGRAVVKASTTAVETFISPLVGPLGTVNYGEINYIDMPDKKHTTQTIFKVDKLNSLPRVDIIAIYEGATGDLIRASVDLGAKGIVTAGMGNGNLTDDCVKALEYARSKGVVVVRASRVLTGFVDRDIELDDDALGFIASYELIPSKARVLLRLSLLTTNDPATIQEYYAEY; translated from the coding sequence ATGAAAAAGTTATCGAGTTTTTTAATTCTTATTTTATTTGTGGTTACACTGCATGCAGAGGATTTACCTCATATTGTTATTCTCGCAACTGGCGGAACCATTGCCGGTGCTGCCCCTACTGAAGTGCAATCGGGTTATCAATCCGGGCAGGTAGGCGTAGATATTTTAATTAATGCAGTTCCTCAATTAAAAGAAATTGCTATAGTAACCGGTGAACAAATTTCTAATGTTGGAAGCCAGAATATGAGCGACGAAATCTGGTTGAAATTAGTAAAGCGTATCAATGAATTATTGGCTTTAGATGATGTAGATGGAATCGTAATTACACATGGTACTGATACTATGGAAGAAACTGCTTATTTCCTAAACTTAACCGTAAAATCTGAAAAGCCAGTTGTACTTACTTGTTCGATGCGTCCATCAACAGCATTAAGTGCTGATGGTCCATTGAATATTTATAATGCAGTTGCTGTCGCTGGTAGCAAAGAATCTATAGGCCGTGGTGTGATGGTAGTTGTAAATGATAGAATTCATACAGGTCGTGCTGTTGTTAAAGCAAGCACAACTGCTGTAGAAACATTTATTTCACCATTAGTTGGTCCATTGGGAACAGTGAATTATGGTGAAATTAATTATATTGATATGCCAGATAAAAAACATACAACTCAAACTATTTTTAAAGTAGACAAATTAAATAGTTTACCAAGAGTTGATATTATCGCAATCTATGAAGGTGCTACCGGTGATTTAATCAGAGCATCGGTTGATTTAGGAGCAAAAGGAATTGTTACTGCTGGTATGGGTAATGGTAACCTGACTGATGATTGTGTGAAAGCTTTGGAATATGCAAGAAGTAAGGGTGTAGTAGTTGTTCGTGCTTCTCGTGTGTTAACAGGTTTTGTTGATAGAGATATCGAATTGGATGATGATGCATTAGGGTTTATTGCTTCTTATGAACTTATTCCTTCAAAAGCAAGAGTGCTTTTAAGACTATCATTATTAACTACAAATGATCCTGCTACAATTCAGGAATACTATGCTGAATATTAA
- a CDS encoding anaerobic C4-dicarboxylate transporter, translating into MIWIELLILLTCIVIGARLGGIALGTMGGIGLVILVFIFGLPPGSPPGIVLGMIIAVITALATMQSAGGLDYLIGFATKVMRKKPQYITFVAPFVTFFLILASGTQHVIYALLPVISEVSTKAGIRPERPLSISVIASMFGLISSPISAATVALIAVLTSYDVNLLQIMMVIIPSSILGLTVGTLSVAWRGKNLADDAEYQEKLKSGKIQISDDAVEMAKEKIGNARNSLFVFLIAIVAVVIIGIFPQLRPSYELFTGEGSLIEQLEMGDAIMIIMLAAAGIMMIFFKAKPADAVKGSIMSGGVVAIISILGVSWMGSSFFEGNRIEIVSGISSLIEQAPWVLALGLFVLSMLLFSQAATVVTLMPVAVALGMPLWILLAVYPAVNGFFFLPTYGTLLAAVSFDRTGTTRIGKYLLNHSFMLPGIVTLIATTLFAFLISSIVI; encoded by the coding sequence ATGATCTGGATTGAATTACTTATTCTTTTAACCTGCATTGTAATCGGTGCACGACTTGGTGGAATTGCGCTTGGTACAATGGGTGGAATTGGATTAGTAATTCTTGTATTTATTTTCGGACTTCCACCGGGATCACCTCCCGGAATTGTATTGGGAATGATCATCGCCGTAATCACTGCATTGGCAACAATGCAATCTGCCGGTGGTCTGGATTATTTAATTGGGTTTGCAACGAAAGTGATGCGTAAAAAACCGCAGTATATCACTTTTGTTGCACCTTTTGTTACCTTCTTTCTCATATTGGCAAGCGGTACACAACATGTTATCTATGCATTGCTTCCCGTAATTTCTGAAGTATCCACCAAAGCGGGCATTCGACCTGAGCGACCACTTTCAATAAGTGTTATCGCATCTATGTTTGGATTAATTTCTTCACCTATCAGTGCTGCAACAGTTGCCTTGATAGCAGTATTAACTTCTTATGATGTGAATCTGCTTCAGATAATGATGGTAATTATTCCTTCTTCTATTTTAGGTTTAACTGTCGGAACATTATCAGTGGCATGGCGGGGAAAAAATTTAGCAGATGATGCAGAGTATCAGGAAAAATTAAAATCAGGAAAAATTCAAATAAGCGATGATGCAGTTGAAATGGCCAAAGAAAAAATTGGCAATGCACGCAATTCATTGTTTGTTTTTTTAATTGCTATTGTAGCGGTTGTTATCATTGGAATATTCCCGCAATTGCGTCCAAGCTATGAATTATTTACCGGTGAAGGGTCATTAATTGAACAGTTAGAAATGGGTGATGCAATCATGATTATCATGCTTGCTGCTGCGGGAATTATGATGATATTCTTTAAAGCTAAACCTGCAGATGCTGTTAAAGGAAGTATCATGAGTGGTGGTGTTGTTGCTATCATTTCTATACTTGGTGTTTCATGGATGGGATCTTCTTTTTTTGAAGGAAACAGAATAGAAATTGTATCCGGAATTTCTAGTTTAATTGAACAGGCTCCCTGGGTACTTGCTCTTGGGCTGTTTGTTTTGTCAATGTTATTATTTAGTCAGGCAGCTACGGTTGTTACACTAATGCCGGTAGCTGTTGCACTCGGTATGCCGTTGTGGATTTTGCTTGCAGTGTATCCTGCGGTGAATGGATTTTTCTTTTTGCCAACTTACGGAACACTGCTTGCCGCAGTTTCATTTGACCGGACAGGTACAACACGTATTGGAAAATATTTATTAAACCACAGTTTTATGCTTCCCGGAATTGTAACCTTAATTGCCACAACTCTTTTTGCTTTTTTAATCAGTTCAATTGTTATATAA
- a CDS encoding STAS domain-containing protein yields MRLVPVIDATGLHTLKEVFQQAKNQGTQLILSGVQQGLFIELEKSRLIFLVGKANVCDDIDDALERANMLLKEM; encoded by the coding sequence ATGCGTTTAGTTCCTGTAATTGATGCAACAGGATTACATACATTAAAAGAAGTATTTCAGCAAGCAAAAAATCAAGGTACGCAACTTATTCTTTCAGGTGTACAACAAGGTCTTTTTATTGAGTTAGAAAAATCCCGTCTCATTTTTCTTGTGGGCAAAGCAAATGTTTGTGATGATATTGATGATGCACTTGAACGGGCTAATATGTTATTGAAGGAAATGTAA